A genomic region of Podarcis raffonei isolate rPodRaf1 chromosome 13, rPodRaf1.pri, whole genome shotgun sequence contains the following coding sequences:
- the LOC128400387 gene encoding olfactory receptor 6C4-like, whose product MKLENQSGIEEFILLGFGEFYEVQTLLFLTFLVIYVVMMAGNTLIVVLIVFDQHLHTPMYFFLGNLSFLEACYSSNVFPRMLSSLSTGDGRLSVTSCFMQWYLCGSLIAAECYLLCVMSYDRYLAICKPLHYFTTMNTWTCIQLAVASWINGFIAFLILLSLMLQLTFCGPNEINHYFCDYFPLLKLSCSDTSLMQMLGFIVAIIFTLPPFLLTLTSYVYIIVAILKIPSTTGRQKAFSTCSSHLIVVSIFYGSLMIVYMLPKGEGNGEMQKFSSLLYLVLPPLANPFIYSLRNKEVKNALRNNIGSIVSCKAIAKKLVNV is encoded by the coding sequence ATGAAGTTGGAAAACCAGTCAGGGATTGAGGAATTCATCCTCCTGGGATTTGGGGAATTCTACGAAGTGCAGACACTTCTCTTCCTGACATTTCTAGTAATTTATGTTGTGATGATGGCTGGAAACACTCTCATTGTTGTCCTTATTGTTTTTGATCAGCATCTTCATACACCGATGTATTTCTTCCTGGGGAACCTCTCCTTCTTGGAGGCTTGCTATAGTTCCAATGTATTTCCACGGATGCTTTCGTCTCTCTCCACCGGAGATGGAAGACTTTCTGTCACCAGCTGTTTTATGCAGTGGTATCTCTGTGGTTCCTTGATTGCTGCAGAATGCTATTTACTTTGTGTGATGTCTTATGATAGGTATCTAGCAATCTGTAAACCACTGCATTATTTTACAACCATGAACACCTGGACTTGCATCCAATTAGCAGTTGCATCTTGGATCAATGGATTTATAGCTTTCCTGATATTACTCAGTCTGATGTTGCAATTAACGTTTTGTGGCCCCAATGAAATTAATCATTACTTTTGTGACTACTTCCCACTCCTTAAGCTCTCTTGCAGTGACACCAGCTTGATGCAAATGTTGGGTTTCATTGTGGCTATTATATTCAcactccctccttttcttttaacTTTAACATCTTATGTATATATAATTGTTGCCATCTTGAAAATCCCTTCCACCACAGGGAGGCaaaaggccttttccacctgctcCTCTCACTTGATTGTGGTTTCGATCTTTTATGGTTCACTAATGATTGTGTATATGCTACCAAAGGGGGAAGGCAACGGAGAGATGCAAAAATTTTCCTCTCTCTTGTATTTAGTTTTGCCCCCTCTGGCCAACCCATTTATATACAGCCTGAGAAACAAAGAAGTAAAAAATGCCTTGAGAAATAATATTGGTAGCATAGTATCATGCAAAGCAATTGCTAAGAAGCTTGTGAATGTGTAA
- the LOC128400388 gene encoding olfactory receptor 2AP1-like translates to MVTIVNDTNIQAQQLAGPDDLTYLKYMKLENQSKIEEFILLGFAEFHEVQTFLFLTFLMKFENQTEITEFILLGFGEFYKVQTFLFLAFLVIYVVTVTGNILIVVLVVFDQHLHTPMYFFLGNLSFLETCYCSNLFPRMLPALLTGDRRISFTSCLMQWYLCGSLIATECCLLCVMSYDRYLAICKPLHYFTMMSTQTCIQLAAASWSNGFIAFLILLNLMLQLTFCGPNEINHYFCDYFPLLKLSCSDTSLMEMLGFLVSAIFTLPPFLLTLTSYVYIIVAILKIPSSTERQKAFSTCSSHLVVVSIFYGSLMILYLLPKAEVNREMRKLSSLLYTALPPLANPFIYSLRNKEVKNALRNNIGRFVPHKGRHMKCGHM, encoded by the exons ATGGTCACTATAGTCAATGATACTAATATTCAAGCTCAACAACTTGCAGGTCCAGAC GATCTAACATATCTCAAGTATATGAAGTTGGAAAACCAGTCAAAGATTGAGGAATTCATCCTCCTGGGATTTGCGGAATTCCATGAAGTGCAGACATTTCTCTTCCTCACATTTCTA ATGAAGTTTGAAAACCAGACAGAGATTACAGAATTCATCCTCCTGGGATTTGGGGAATTCTACAAAGTGCAGACATTTCTCTTCCTGGCATTTCTAGTGATTTATGTTGTGACAGTGACTGGAAACATTCTCATTGTTGTCCTGGTTGTTTTTGATCAGCATCTTCATACCCCAATGTATTTCTTTCTGGGGAATCTCTCCTTCCTGGAGACATGCTATTGCTCCAATTTATTTCCGAGGATGTTACCAGCTCTCTTGACTGGAGATAGGAGGATTTCTTTCACCAGCTGTTTAATGCAATGGTATCTCTGTGGATCCCTAATAGCTACAGAATGCTGTTTACTTTGTGTGATGTCGTATGACAGGTATCTAGCAATCTGCAAGCCACTGCATTATTTTACAATGATGAGCACCCAGACTTGTATCCAATTAGCAGCTGCATCTTGGTCCAATGGATTTATAGCCTTCCTGATATTGCTCAATCTGATGCTACAGTTAACATTCTGTGGCCCCAATGAAATTAATCATTACTTTTGTGACTACTTCCCGCTGCTTAAGCTCTCTTGCAGTGACACCAGCTTGATGGAAATGTTGGGTTTTCTTGTGAGTGCCATATTCacactccctccctttcttttaacTTTAACCTCTTATGTATATATAATTGTTGCCATCTTGAAAATCCCTTCTTCCACTGAGAGGCAAAAGGCCTTTTCTACATGCTCCTCTCACTTGGTTGTGGTATCCATATTTTATGGTTCACTAATGATTTTATATTTGTTACCCAAGGCTGAAGTCAACAGAGAGATGCGAAAGCTTTCTTCTCTCTTGTACACAGCTTTGCCCCCTTTGGCCAACCCCTTTATATATAGCCTGAGAAACAAGGAGGTCAAAAATGCCCTGAGAAATAATATTGGTAGGTTTGTGCCACACAAAGGAAGGCACATGAAGTGTGGTCATATGTGA
- the LOC128400389 gene encoding olfactory receptor 2AP1-like, translating into MLRNQTTITEFILLGFGEFYELQTLLFLTFLIIYMVTITGNTLIVVLVVTDHHLHTPMYFFLGNLSFLEACYSSNIFPRMLSSLLTRDRTISFNGCFTQWYLFGSLEATECCLLCVMSYDRYLAICKPLHYATTMKTNTCINLVAASWLNGFIGFSILFILVLQLSFSGPREMDHYFCDYFPLLKLSCSNTSLVENMGFAVAAIFTVPPFVLTLTSYSYIIAAILRIPSATGRQKAFSTCSSHLIVVSIFYSSLMIVYMLPKGEVNRGMEKFSSLLYTVLPPLANPFIYSLRNKEVKNALRKKIGKLVSCKAILMK; encoded by the coding sequence ATGTTGAGAAACCAGACAACGATTACAGAATTTATCCTCCTCGGATTTGGGGAATTCTATGAATTGCAGACACTTCTTTTTCTGACTTTTCTCATCATTTACATGGTGACCATAACTGGGAACACTTTGATTGTTGTCCTTGTTGTCACTGATCACCATCTACATACTCCCATGTACTTCTTTCTTGGGAATCTTTCCTTCTTGGAGGCTTGCTACAGCTCCAATATATTTCCAAGAATGCTTTCATCTCTCCTGACCAGAGACAGAACAATTTCCTTCAACGGCTGCTTCACACAGTGGTATCTCTTTGGTTCTTTGGAGGCTACAGAATGCTGTTTACTCTGTGTGATGTCTTATGACAGGTATCTAGCAATCTGCAAACCATTGCATTATGCAACTACTATGAAAACCAATACTTGTATCAATTTAGTCGCTGCATCTTGGCTCAATGGCTTTATAGGGTTTTCTATATTATTCATTCTGGTTCTACAGTTATCATTTTCTGGCCCCAGGGAAATGGATCATTACTTTTGTGACTACTTCCCTCTTCTTAAACTCTCTTGCAGCAACACCAGCTTGGTGGAAAATATGGGTTTCGCTGTGGCTGCCATATTCACAGTTCCTCCTTTTGTTCTAACTTTAACATCCTATTCATATATTATTGCTGCCATCTTAAGAATACCCTCCGCCACTGGGAGACaaaaggccttttccacctgttCCTCTCATTTGATTGTAGTTTCAATTTTTTATAGTTCGCTAATGATTGTGTACATGTTACCAAAGGGTGAAGTCAACAGAGGCATGGAAAAATTTTCCTCTCTCTTGTACACAGTTTTGCCGCCTCTTGCCAACCCATTCATATACAGCCTGAGAAATAAAGAGGTCAAAAATGCCCTGAGGAAAAAAATTGGTAAACTTGTGTCATGCAAAGCAATTCTCATGAAGTGA